From the genome of Acidimicrobiales bacterium:
CGCCACCAGCTCAGCCGTGGACCACGCCTTCGTGGCGCCTTCCGACGACCCGTTGGTCGTGAAGGAGCTCCACGTCACCATCTATCACATCCTCTGGGAGCTGGTGCACGTGTTCTTCGAGCACCCCGGCCTGCTTGACCCGGGGACCGCACAATGACCGGCACGATCGGCGCATCCGACTCGGACCCTCGCGGTATCTCTCCCGAATGCGACGACGACATCTGCATCACCTGCTCCGATCAGGGGACGGCTGTGCGCCTGGTCGAGTTGCTGGGCGACGGCCTGGCCCTCGTCGACACCGGGTCGACCATCGAGCAGGTGAGCGTCGCGCTCGTAGACGCGACCGTCGGTGATCGCCTCCTCGTGCACGCCAAGGAGGCGATCGCCGT
Proteins encoded in this window:
- a CDS encoding HypC/HybG/HupF family hydrogenase formation chaperone, which produces MTGTIGASDSDPRGISPECDDDICITCSDQGTAVRLVELLGDGLALVDTGSTIEQVSVALVDATVGDRLLVHAKEAIAVMEGG